One genomic segment of Chitinophaga parva includes these proteins:
- a CDS encoding efflux RND transporter permease subunit, protein MIADTFIRRPVTAIVISVVLVLVGLLAMINLPIGQYPEISPPTVQVTGTYIGADAQTVEQTTATPVEVQVNGTPGMTYMTSNSTSAGSMSLTVNFEVGTDINIAALDVQNRVGIATPTLPQEVQRIGLTVRKRNPSILMLVALFSPKGTHDITFLDNYTNIYLKDALLRAKGVGDIFTRADDFSMRIWLNPSKLAQMGVTADDIKAAISEQNQQIASGSVGTPPQQMGQTFEYSIIVKGRLVTPEEFGNIIVKTRPSDGAVVYMKDVARVELGKFNYSGNSFVDGKRASYLLVYQAPGSNAISTADAVIATMEQLKKAFPKDVDYVVPFESVTVVRVSIHEVVETLLIALVLVIIVVFLFLQSWRATLIPVLAIPVSIIATFIFFFPLNFTINTLTLFGFVLAIGIVVDDAIVVVEAVQHNMDHEGMSPRDATHRAMEEISGPVIAIALILCAVFVPVGFIPGIVGRLYQQFAITIAISVLISAFVALSLTPALCTLLLKPSNLGSQSRGLNKFFYRFNVWFGHVTSRYSVGVKKVLRHSALALALLGGIIVAAYFLFASKSTGFIPTEDDGRIYITFDLPESSSTERTVTLLRQMMHELDSVPEIGHYAALGGLNAITFASKSNSATIFCQLKPWDDRKQEKSKIFALVARLQQQMSKFKEANVVVIPPPAIPGLGNTGGFSFELEQKGAGDIKEFESVLRTFVAAANQRKELSRPFSFFTARTPGYQLEIDREKAKKLGIPISAIASALQTYMGSVYINDFTIYGRNFRVVAQADSSFRGNMTDLAKYYVRNQNGDMVPLSTVTSYKVIESAPVISHYNLFRSAEINGNAAPGYSSGDAIKALQEVAAQVLPEGYGYEFSGLSREEILSGSKTVYIFALSIVFVFLFLAALYESWSVPFSVLLAVPLGVFGAIAALHLAGPTITNNVYAQIGLITLIGLAAKNAILIVEFAKERVDRGMDVMTATVEAAKLRLRPIIMTSLAFLLGILPLVFASGAGAYSRKTMGVTVLGGMLAATFLAIFMVPVLYLNITRWAYGKAKLEEMKKKFNSVPDHDAQGHV, encoded by the coding sequence ATGATTGCAGATACTTTTATACGCAGGCCGGTGACCGCCATCGTTATTTCGGTGGTGCTGGTACTGGTAGGCCTGCTGGCAATGATTAACCTGCCAATAGGGCAATACCCGGAAATTTCACCCCCCACGGTACAGGTAACCGGTACCTACATTGGCGCGGATGCACAAACGGTGGAACAAACCACCGCCACGCCCGTGGAAGTGCAGGTGAACGGTACCCCCGGTATGACCTATATGACCTCTAACTCTACCAGCGCCGGCTCCATGTCGCTCACCGTAAACTTCGAGGTGGGCACAGACATCAACATTGCCGCACTGGACGTGCAGAACCGCGTGGGCATTGCCACGCCCACCCTGCCGCAGGAAGTACAGCGTATAGGCCTTACCGTTAGAAAGCGTAACCCCAGTATCCTCATGCTGGTGGCCTTGTTTTCTCCCAAGGGTACGCACGACATTACCTTCCTGGATAACTACACCAACATTTACCTGAAAGACGCCTTGCTCCGCGCAAAAGGGGTAGGTGATATCTTTACCCGCGCAGATGATTTCTCCATGCGCATCTGGCTCAATCCCTCCAAACTGGCGCAGATGGGCGTTACCGCGGATGATATCAAAGCTGCCATTTCTGAACAGAACCAGCAGATCGCATCCGGCTCTGTAGGCACGCCCCCCCAGCAGATGGGCCAGACGTTTGAGTATTCCATCATTGTAAAAGGCCGTTTGGTTACACCGGAAGAATTTGGCAACATCATCGTGAAAACCCGCCCCAGCGATGGTGCGGTGGTATACATGAAAGACGTGGCCCGCGTGGAACTGGGTAAATTCAACTATTCCGGTAACTCCTTCGTGGATGGTAAACGCGCTTCCTACCTGCTCGTATACCAGGCCCCCGGTAGTAACGCTATCTCCACCGCCGATGCGGTGATCGCCACCATGGAGCAGCTGAAGAAAGCCTTCCCGAAAGACGTAGACTATGTAGTGCCGTTTGAGTCTGTGACCGTGGTGCGCGTATCTATCCATGAAGTGGTGGAAACCCTGCTGATAGCCCTTGTCCTGGTGATCATCGTAGTGTTCCTGTTCCTCCAGAGCTGGCGCGCTACCCTCATCCCGGTACTGGCCATCCCGGTGTCTATCATCGCCACGTTTATCTTCTTCTTCCCGCTAAATTTCACGATCAATACCCTTACCCTGTTCGGTTTCGTACTGGCCATCGGTATCGTGGTGGATGACGCTATTGTGGTGGTGGAAGCGGTGCAGCACAACATGGATCATGAAGGCATGTCGCCCAGGGATGCTACACACCGCGCCATGGAAGAGATCTCGGGACCGGTAATTGCCATTGCACTGATCCTTTGCGCGGTGTTTGTGCCCGTGGGCTTCATCCCCGGCATCGTAGGCCGCCTGTACCAGCAGTTTGCCATCACCATCGCCATCTCCGTACTGATCTCCGCGTTTGTGGCCCTGTCCCTTACACCGGCGCTGTGTACCCTGCTGCTGAAACCCTCTAACCTGGGCAGCCAGTCCAGGGGCCTGAATAAGTTCTTCTACCGGTTCAACGTATGGTTTGGCCATGTAACGTCCCGCTACTCCGTGGGCGTGAAAAAAGTGCTGCGCCATTCCGCATTGGCCCTGGCCCTGCTGGGCGGCATCATCGTGGCAGCTTACTTCCTGTTTGCCAGCAAGTCTACCGGCTTTATCCCCACGGAAGATGACGGCCGTATCTATATCACTTTTGACCTGCCGGAATCTTCTTCCACAGAACGTACGGTAACCTTGCTGCGACAGATGATGCATGAGCTGGACAGTGTGCCCGAAATAGGCCACTACGCTGCGTTGGGTGGGTTGAATGCCATCACCTTCGCCTCTAAATCCAACTCCGCTACCATCTTCTGCCAGTTGAAACCCTGGGACGACCGCAAGCAGGAAAAGTCCAAGATCTTCGCGCTGGTGGCCCGCCTCCAACAGCAGATGTCCAAGTTCAAGGAAGCAAACGTGGTGGTGATCCCGCCGCCTGCTATTCCTGGTTTGGGTAATACCGGCGGTTTCTCCTTTGAGCTGGAACAAAAAGGCGCTGGTGACATTAAGGAATTTGAAAGCGTGCTGCGCACCTTCGTGGCTGCGGCAAACCAGCGCAAGGAATTGTCCCGACCCTTCTCTTTCTTCACGGCCCGCACGCCCGGCTACCAGCTGGAAATAGACCGTGAGAAAGCCAAGAAACTGGGCATTCCCATTTCTGCCATCGCCTCTGCGCTGCAAACCTACATGGGTTCTGTATACATCAACGACTTTACCATTTACGGCCGTAACTTCCGCGTGGTAGCCCAGGCGGATAGCTCTTTCCGTGGTAACATGACGGACCTGGCCAAGTACTACGTGCGCAACCAGAATGGTGATATGGTGCCCCTGAGCACCGTTACCTCTTACAAGGTGATTGAAAGCGCGCCGGTGATTTCCCACTACAACCTTTTCCGCTCCGCGGAGATCAACGGTAATGCGGCCCCGGGCTACAGCTCCGGTGATGCCATCAAGGCCCTGCAGGAAGTAGCTGCCCAGGTATTGCCCGAAGGCTACGGCTATGAGTTCTCTGGCCTGAGCCGCGAGGAGATCCTTTCCGGCTCCAAGACGGTTTACATCTTTGCACTGTCTATCGTGTTCGTATTCCTCTTCCTGGCGGCGCTGTACGAGAGCTGGTCTGTACCGTTCTCCGTACTGCTGGCGGTGCCCCTGGGCGTGTTTGGCGCCATTGCCGCACTGCACCTGGCCGGCCCCACCATTACGAACAACGTATATGCACAGATCGGTTTGATCACCCTCATCGGCCTGGCGGCAAAGAACGCCATCCTGATCGTGGAATTTGCCAAGGAGCGTGTGGACCGTGGTATGGATGTGATGACGGCCACCGTGGAAGCAGCCAAGCTGCGCCTGCGCCCCATCATCATGACCTCCCTGGCCTTCCTGCTCGGTATCCTGCCCCTGGTATTTGCCTCCGGTGCCGGTGCTTACTCCCGTAAAACCATGGGGGTGACCGTACTGGGTGGTATGCTGGCCGCTACCTTCCTGGCCATTTTCATGGTGCCGGTATTGTACCTCAACATCACCCGCTGGGCTTATGGTAAGGCCAAGCTGGAGGAGATGAAAAAGAAGTTCAATTCCGTGCCCGACCATGATGCCCAGGGCCATGTGTAA
- a CDS encoding TonB-dependent receptor: MNCYRLLLFVTLLLAGLPTRAQTTTRVVRGQVRDSSGQALPGATIRLVSPRDTTGTITRDDGSFEMPHVTEPRFNITVFMMSYAGFKHDYSFSPTDTAATLGTIVLRSDIQQLKAVTVRGSPLAVTFHGDTVEYNAAAYQVRDGSNVSEVVRQLPGVEMDHNGKVTAQGKEVTRVRLNGKDYFGADVAKALRNLPASIIEKLQVIDDYGDQANLTGIKVGEPQKVLNLTLKPDKSSGVFGTATAGAGTGNLHLGGLNVSRFKGDRQLSLSGDMNNSNAGLFSFGDNGGISGSDGSNAVHNLGFNYRDAFSKKLTGYGSINYAENRSLVTGTTAQQTIDGSYVNVNNQQNRNTGHNRSYAINYNLEYKPDTLNQVRFSPGFNRSRGETEGISQFHIAQNNLHPVKISDGTNTNYSDNDNTSVNASLMYNHRFRKKGRNFNINLTYGNNTMTSQQDVRTLTHLDYVDSLAMDTALHQQVHAPAGSNIFSSSLSYTEPVGKTSVLELAYNFSRNNNTSSRETWNIDPDDVKTRVDSQSNSYHYTFLSQRISLRYDLRGTKHRLLLGLSALPQVLSGASTHPDFTTRTPQFSFSPNIHYTYQVSNSRSFSFSYAGNPGQPGFMQLMPVTDLTNPQYPVVGNPGLKPSFSQSVSLNYRSFNVQKGNSFFVGMTGSLTNNSVVANILNDSAHLAGMGSTVIQEIRYVNADGARSANVYYNFSQPLWQRKLTFTYSGTVSYGNNISYMNDLAQRSANTSWNQSLRLRLNLPRLMDIEANGGFNSNNVHYSTTGGFNTTTNTLFVELYARHYIGKHMILGWNATKSVNSGLSSGVGANPTVLNMYVECQFLKGNRGALRFQGFDLLNENTGIYHSVNGAVITDTRNNRLSRYCMLSFSYRFDKFGF, encoded by the coding sequence ATGAATTGCTACAGGCTTTTGCTGTTTGTAACCCTGCTGCTGGCCGGACTTCCCACCCGGGCCCAAACCACTACCCGCGTGGTAAGGGGGCAGGTGCGCGATAGCAGCGGCCAGGCATTGCCCGGCGCCACCATCCGCCTGGTAAGCCCCCGCGATACTACGGGCACCATCACCCGTGATGACGGTAGTTTTGAGATGCCCCACGTTACAGAGCCCCGCTTTAATATCACCGTGTTCATGATGAGCTATGCAGGCTTTAAACACGATTATAGTTTTTCCCCCACCGATACCGCTGCCACCCTGGGCACCATTGTGCTGCGGTCTGATATACAACAGCTGAAAGCCGTCACGGTGCGGGGCAGCCCACTGGCGGTTACCTTCCATGGCGATACCGTGGAGTACAACGCTGCGGCCTACCAGGTGCGGGATGGCAGTAACGTGAGTGAAGTAGTGCGCCAGCTGCCCGGGGTGGAAATGGACCACAACGGAAAGGTGACTGCCCAGGGCAAGGAAGTGACCCGGGTGCGCCTCAATGGCAAGGATTATTTTGGGGCAGATGTGGCCAAGGCCCTGAGAAACCTGCCCGCCAGCATCATTGAAAAACTGCAGGTGATAGACGACTATGGAGACCAGGCAAATCTTACCGGCATCAAGGTTGGGGAGCCCCAGAAAGTGCTGAACCTTACCCTGAAACCAGACAAAAGCAGTGGTGTTTTTGGGACCGCCACCGCGGGCGCCGGCACAGGCAACCTGCACCTGGGCGGCCTGAATGTAAGCCGCTTCAAAGGCGACCGCCAGCTATCGCTCTCCGGCGATATGAACAACAGCAACGCCGGGCTTTTCAGCTTTGGGGACAACGGCGGCATCAGCGGCAGCGACGGCAGTAACGCGGTGCACAACCTGGGCTTCAATTACCGCGACGCCTTCAGTAAAAAACTGACCGGTTATGGCAGTATTAATTACGCGGAAAACAGGTCACTGGTAACCGGCACCACCGCCCAGCAGACCATAGACGGCAGTTATGTGAACGTGAACAACCAGCAGAACCGGAACACGGGTCATAACCGCAGCTATGCCATCAACTACAACCTGGAATATAAGCCGGATACGCTGAACCAGGTGCGCTTTTCGCCGGGCTTCAACCGGAGCAGGGGAGAGACGGAAGGCATTAGCCAGTTCCACATTGCCCAGAATAACCTGCACCCGGTAAAGATCTCTGATGGCACCAATACTAATTACAGCGATAATGATAATACCAGTGTCAACGCTTCCCTGATGTATAACCACCGCTTCCGGAAGAAGGGGCGCAATTTTAACATCAACCTTACCTATGGCAATAACACCATGACCAGCCAGCAGGACGTGCGCACGCTCACGCACCTGGATTACGTGGACAGCCTGGCCATGGACACTGCCCTGCACCAGCAGGTGCATGCACCCGCCGGCAGCAATATTTTCAGTTCCAGTCTTTCGTACACGGAGCCCGTGGGTAAGACCAGTGTACTGGAACTGGCCTATAATTTCTCCCGGAACAACAACACCTCCAGCCGGGAAACCTGGAACATAGACCCGGACGATGTGAAGACACGGGTAGACTCCCAGAGTAACAGTTACCATTATACGTTCCTGTCCCAGCGCATTTCCCTGCGCTACGACCTGCGTGGTACCAAACATAGGCTGCTATTGGGTTTGAGCGCCCTGCCACAGGTGCTTTCCGGCGCCTCTACCCACCCGGATTTCACCACACGCACGCCCCAGTTCTCTTTCAGTCCCAACATACACTATACCTACCAGGTGAGCAACAGCAGGTCGTTTTCTTTTTCCTATGCCGGCAATCCCGGCCAGCCGGGTTTTATGCAGCTGATGCCGGTTACAGACCTCACCAATCCCCAATATCCTGTTGTAGGGAACCCCGGCCTGAAGCCCAGTTTCAGCCAGTCGGTGAGCCTGAACTACCGCAGCTTTAACGTGCAGAAGGGCAACTCCTTTTTTGTGGGCATGACCGGCAGCCTTACGAACAACAGCGTGGTGGCTAACATCCTCAACGACTCCGCCCACCTGGCGGGCATGGGCAGCACCGTGATCCAGGAAATCCGCTACGTCAATGCAGACGGCGCCCGCTCGGCCAACGTGTACTACAACTTCTCCCAGCCGCTGTGGCAGCGCAAGCTGACGTTCACGTATAGTGGCACGGTAAGTTATGGCAACAATATTTCCTACATGAATGACCTGGCGCAGCGCAGTGCCAACACCAGCTGGAATCAAAGCCTGCGCCTGCGTTTGAACCTGCCCAGGCTGATGGACATTGAAGCCAATGGCGGCTTTAACAGCAACAACGTGCATTACAGCACCACCGGCGGTTTCAATACCACCACCAATACCCTGTTTGTAGAGCTATATGCCAGGCACTACATCGGCAAGCACATGATCCTGGGATGGAATGCCACCAAGTCAGTGAACAGTGGCTTAAGCAGCGGGGTAGGGGCCAATCCTACAGTACTGAATATGTACGTGGAGTGCCAGTTCCTGAAAGGCAACCGGGGCGCCCTGCGCTTCCAGGGATTTGACCTGCTCAACGAAAACACCGGTATATATCATAGCGTGAATGGCGCCGTGATCACCGATACCCGCAACAACCGCCTGTCCCGCTACTGTATGCTGTCTTTTTCCTACCGGTTCGACAAGTTTGGCTTCTGA
- a CDS encoding NUDIX hydrolase, with product MTGYTRQKHVLIAVDCIIFGFDGNSMQQLLIRRSFEPAKGKWSLMGGFVQHDEDLPVAAARILKTLTGLEGVYLEQLGAFGRPDRDPKERTVSIAYFALIDINQYKLQLSNDYQAAWFDLQETPRLIFDHDEMVKQAKDRLRYKAAIHPILFELLPARFTIPQLQQLYEAVYETTFDKRNFSRKILSTGLLVKQKEKDKETSKKGAYYYKLDKRRYQEKFHSFLNFISDPGKLK from the coding sequence ATGACAGGATATACCCGCCAAAAGCACGTACTGATAGCGGTGGATTGCATCATCTTTGGTTTTGATGGTAATAGCATGCAGCAATTGCTGATCAGGCGCAGTTTTGAGCCGGCAAAGGGCAAATGGAGCCTCATGGGTGGCTTTGTGCAGCATGATGAAGACCTGCCGGTGGCAGCGGCCCGTATCCTTAAGACCCTCACCGGCCTGGAAGGGGTATACCTGGAGCAATTGGGCGCCTTTGGCCGCCCGGACCGCGATCCCAAGGAGCGCACCGTGTCCATCGCTTACTTTGCACTCATCGATATCAATCAATATAAGCTGCAGCTCAGCAACGATTACCAGGCCGCCTGGTTTGACCTGCAGGAAACGCCCCGGCTCATCTTCGACCATGATGAAATGGTAAAACAGGCCAAGGACCGCCTGCGCTACAAGGCAGCCATCCATCCCATCCTGTTTGAACTGCTGCCGGCCCGTTTCACCATCCCGCAGTTGCAGCAGCTCTACGAAGCGGTATATGAAACCACTTTTGATAAACGCAACTTCAGCCGCAAGATCCTCTCTACCGGCCTGCTGGTAAAGCAAAAGGAAAAGGACAAAGAAACCTCCAAGAAGGGCGCTTATTACTACAAGCTGGACAAACGCCGGTACCAGGAGAAGTTCCATTCCTTCCTTAATTTTATCTCTGACCCGGGAAAGCTGAAATAA
- a CDS encoding PhzF family phenazine biosynthesis protein, whose protein sequence is MQAIPFYQVDAFTTLPFKGNPAAVCLLEAPLPDATMQAIAMENNLSETAFLLKENNGYRLRWFTPTSEVKLCGHATLASAHVLWEQGLAPVSAPLHFYTLSGELLASRTPDGAITLDFPVAEGQPVTLGERLQAAIPARIVHATFHKDRYVVELENAAAVEQLQPDFSVFKQEGGVIITARGAEGSGYDFISRFFASHLGIDEDPVTGSAHCCLAAYWAPLLGKTEFLAYQASARGGELRVVLKGERVLMTGHAVTVIAGKLLKWS, encoded by the coding sequence ATGCAAGCCATTCCTTTCTACCAGGTAGATGCGTTTACCACCCTGCCTTTCAAAGGCAATCCCGCGGCAGTGTGCCTGCTGGAAGCCCCCCTCCCGGATGCCACGATGCAGGCCATTGCCATGGAGAATAATTTATCCGAAACCGCCTTCCTGCTAAAAGAAAATAACGGTTACCGCCTCCGCTGGTTCACGCCCACCAGCGAGGTAAAGCTATGTGGCCACGCTACCCTGGCAAGCGCGCATGTGCTCTGGGAACAGGGACTGGCGCCGGTTTCAGCGCCGTTGCATTTTTATACCCTCAGCGGGGAGTTGCTGGCCAGCCGCACACCAGATGGCGCCATTACGCTGGACTTCCCGGTGGCGGAAGGACAACCCGTTACACTGGGCGAGCGCCTGCAGGCGGCTATCCCGGCGCGGATCGTGCACGCCACTTTTCATAAAGACCGGTATGTAGTGGAACTGGAAAATGCAGCCGCGGTGGAACAGTTGCAGCCGGACTTCAGCGTATTTAAGCAGGAAGGGGGTGTGATCATTACGGCCCGCGGTGCGGAAGGCTCGGGATATGATTTCATTTCCCGCTTCTTTGCCAGTCATTTGGGCATTGATGAAGACCCGGTGACAGGATCGGCACATTGCTGCCTTGCCGCTTACTGGGCGCCGCTTTTAGGCAAGACGGAGTTCCTCGCCTACCAGGCATCGGCACGTGGCGGGGAGCTACGGGTGGTGCTGAAGGGTGAGCGGGTATTAATGACCGGCCATGCGGTAACAGTGATAGCGGGAAAGCTATTGAAATGGTCGTAA
- a CDS encoding response regulator, with the protein MNSTFKRNLVIGFGLSLFLLLVSSIASYTSIQNLLRSAYWVDHTNQVTLGLENVKNFLEGAETGQRGFLLTGDGDFLEPFNGAFDSARANIRYVRNLTTDNPPQVVSSRQLELLVDQLYRLQITMMEDHKAGHPVNYDSLRKSKMLMDNVRGIIATMETREQHLMGERTEQMKKFALYTPAFIILAALLSLVITVFFYIRVQRDFAEKEKMQSALQQKDVEMAKRIGIIRDIAATIAAGDYAVRVSDTESDALGNVSVALNSMANSLETSFTDLANKEWLQTGVATLNNKMVGEKDVQNLTSQIIEFVTTYIHGIAGALYLLNAEDMLFLSAGYALDREARERRLRLGEGLAGQCARSGEMIQLNDIESSDIRVRIAGGELKPRYLIAHPVFHEHQVKGVLEIASLTPFTENDLNFLQTISHNIGLVIVAAENRNRMQELLEETQAQAEELQSQHSELENINAELEMQTQRLATSEEELKVQQEELQQANRELEERSKLLQERNQVILERNLEIQRKAEELELSTRYKSEFLANMSHELRTPLNSILLLSRLIAENNEGNLSKDQVESAEVIQSSGKGLLNLIDEILDLSRIESGKMELEYTEVPIKAVAQDMQSLFAPIAKEKGLAFNIATDPLLPSLMETDKMRLEQILKNLVSNALKFTAAGSVTLTFSSLPGDAGSVKIAVRDTGIGVPVDKQAVIFEAFQQADGGTRRKYGGTGLGLSISRELAKLLGGEIHLDSVPDEGSEFSIIIPLRKPRDTDGYAPPAPVTNTTAPVAGTPAASGNGSAHIAPRLTAAVIPQDVPDDRNNITPHDKIVLIVEDDTAFANALLAFTHQRGFKGLVSVRGDLVMEMALQYKPAAILLDIVLPVKDGWEVMAELKENPQTRHIPVHIMSSMEVKRESLLKGAVDFSNKPFQMERMQEIFQKLEDVLSRHPKKVLIVEENIKHAKALSYFLDSFEVQTEITHSIKDSISELMNPDVNCVILDMTLADKQAYEALEPIKHNPGLENLPIIIFTGRNLSKSEENQIKQYADSIVVKTAHSYQRILDEVALFLHLIQEKNDLYKNTSNRHTTLKEALEGKTVLIADDDVRNIFSLTKALEQHKMKIISALDGKEALVQLERNPQVDIVLMDMMMPEMDGYTAIKEIRQQQRWKGLPVLAVTAKTMNGDREKCIEAGASDYISKPVDVDQLVSLLRVWLYE; encoded by the coding sequence ATGAACAGTACTTTCAAGCGAAACTTAGTTATCGGCTTCGGATTGTCCCTATTCCTGCTGCTGGTAAGCTCCATTGCCTCTTATACCAGTATACAGAATTTGCTGCGCAGTGCTTACTGGGTGGACCATACCAACCAGGTAACGCTGGGATTGGAAAATGTAAAGAACTTCCTGGAAGGTGCGGAAACCGGCCAGCGGGGCTTCCTGCTCACCGGTGATGGCGATTTCCTGGAACCCTTCAACGGGGCGTTTGACAGTGCCCGCGCCAACATCAGGTATGTACGGAACCTCACTACGGATAACCCACCCCAGGTGGTAAGTTCCAGACAACTGGAACTGCTGGTGGACCAGTTATACCGGCTGCAGATAACCATGATGGAAGACCACAAAGCCGGCCACCCGGTGAACTATGACAGCCTGCGCAAGAGCAAAATGCTGATGGATAATGTGCGCGGTATTATTGCCACCATGGAAACCCGTGAGCAGCACCTGATGGGCGAACGCACGGAGCAAATGAAAAAGTTTGCCCTGTATACACCTGCCTTTATCATCCTGGCCGCCCTCCTCTCCCTGGTGATCACCGTGTTCTTTTACATCCGCGTGCAGCGCGACTTTGCGGAGAAAGAAAAAATGCAGTCCGCCCTGCAGCAAAAGGATGTGGAGATGGCCAAACGCATTGGCATTATCCGCGACATTGCCGCTACCATCGCGGCTGGCGATTATGCCGTGCGTGTGAGCGATACGGAATCTGATGCGCTGGGCAATGTGAGCGTGGCCCTCAATTCCATGGCCAACTCCCTGGAAACTTCCTTTACAGACCTGGCCAATAAAGAATGGCTGCAAACCGGCGTAGCGACTCTCAATAACAAAATGGTGGGTGAAAAAGATGTACAGAACCTCACCAGCCAGATCATAGAATTTGTAACCACTTATATACACGGCATTGCCGGTGCGCTGTACCTGCTGAATGCGGAAGACATGCTCTTCCTCAGCGCCGGCTACGCCCTGGACCGCGAAGCCAGGGAACGCAGGCTGCGCCTGGGTGAAGGCCTGGCCGGCCAATGCGCCCGAAGCGGGGAAATGATCCAGCTCAATGACATTGAAAGCAGTGATATCCGCGTGCGCATAGCCGGTGGTGAACTGAAACCCCGCTACCTCATTGCCCATCCCGTGTTCCATGAGCACCAGGTAAAGGGCGTGCTGGAAATTGCCTCGCTGACACCCTTCACTGAAAATGATCTTAACTTCCTGCAAACGATCTCGCACAACATAGGCCTGGTGATCGTAGCGGCAGAGAACCGCAACCGCATGCAGGAACTGCTGGAAGAAACCCAGGCACAGGCCGAAGAGCTGCAAAGCCAACACTCGGAGCTGGAAAACATTAACGCGGAACTGGAAATGCAAACCCAGCGCCTGGCCACTTCCGAAGAAGAACTGAAAGTGCAGCAGGAAGAACTGCAACAGGCCAACCGCGAACTGGAAGAACGCTCCAAACTGCTGCAGGAACGTAACCAGGTGATCCTGGAACGCAACCTTGAGATACAACGCAAGGCCGAGGAACTGGAACTGAGCACCCGCTATAAATCTGAGTTCCTGGCTAATATGAGCCACGAGCTACGTACCCCGCTCAATTCGATTTTACTCCTGTCGCGCCTCATTGCAGAAAATAATGAAGGCAACCTTTCCAAAGACCAGGTAGAAAGCGCGGAAGTGATCCAAAGCTCCGGCAAAGGCCTGCTGAACCTCATTGACGAGATCCTGGACCTCTCGCGCATAGAGTCCGGCAAGATGGAACTGGAATATACAGAAGTGCCCATCAAGGCGGTGGCGCAGGATATGCAAAGCCTCTTTGCCCCCATTGCCAAAGAAAAAGGCCTGGCATTTAATATTGCCACAGACCCGCTGCTGCCGTCTCTCATGGAAACGGATAAAATGCGCCTGGAACAGATCCTGAAAAACCTGGTGTCCAACGCGCTGAAATTTACCGCCGCGGGCAGCGTAACCCTCACCTTTTCCTCCCTGCCCGGTGATGCCGGCAGCGTGAAGATAGCCGTGCGGGATACGGGCATTGGCGTGCCGGTGGACAAACAGGCCGTGATCTTTGAAGCCTTCCAGCAGGCAGACGGCGGCACCCGCCGCAAATATGGCGGTACCGGCCTTGGACTGAGCATCAGCCGTGAACTGGCCAAACTGCTGGGTGGGGAAATACACCTGGACAGCGTACCGGATGAAGGCAGTGAATTCAGCATCATCATTCCCCTGCGCAAGCCGCGGGATACTGACGGTTACGCGCCCCCTGCACCTGTCACCAACACTACAGCCCCCGTGGCCGGTACTCCCGCGGCCAGTGGCAACGGCAGCGCCCACATTGCGCCCCGCCTCACCGCCGCGGTGATCCCACAGGATGTGCCGGACGACCGTAACAATATTACGCCTCATGATAAGATAGTACTGATCGTGGAAGATGATACGGCCTTTGCCAATGCCCTGCTGGCCTTCACCCACCAGCGCGGCTTCAAGGGCCTGGTATCTGTGCGCGGTGACCTGGTGATGGAAATGGCACTGCAATACAAACCTGCCGCCATCCTGCTGGACATTGTGCTGCCGGTAAAAGATGGCTGGGAAGTAATGGCCGAGCTGAAAGAAAACCCGCAAACGCGCCACATCCCTGTACACATCATGAGCTCCATGGAAGTGAAGCGGGAAAGCCTGCTGAAAGGCGCGGTGGACTTTTCCAACAAGCCTTTCCAGATGGAGCGCATGCAGGAAATTTTTCAGAAGCTGGAAGATGTGCTGAGCCGCCATCCCAAGAAAGTGCTGATCGTGGAAGAGAACATCAAGCACGCCAAGGCACTTTCCTATTTCCTCGATTCTTTTGAAGTGCAAACAGAGATCACGCACAGCATCAAAGACAGTATCAGCGAATTGATGAACCCCGACGTGAACTGTGTGATCCTTGATATGACGCTGGCAGACAAGCAGGCCTACGAGGCACTGGAACCCATCAAACACAATCCTGGCCTGGAAAACCTGCCTATCATCATATTCACAGGCCGCAACCTTTCCAAATCCGAAGAGAACCAGATCAAGCAATATGCAGACAGCATCGTGGTAAAGACCGCCCACTCTTACCAGCGTATCCTGGATGAAGTGGCGCTGTTCCTTCACCTGATCCAGGAAAAAAATGACCTGTACAAGAACACCAGCAACCGCCACACCACGCTGAAGGAAGCACTGGAAGGCAAAACGGTACTGATCGCAGATGATGATGTGCGCAACATTTTCTCCCTTACCAAAGCGCTGGAGCAACATAAGATGAAGATCATCTCCGCGCTGGATGGCAAGGAAGCCCTGGTACAACTGGAGCGCAACCCGCAGGTGGACATTGTGCTCATGGATATGATGATGCCCGAGATGGATGGCTACACCGCCATCAAGGAGATCCGCCAGCAGCAGCGCTGGAAAGGCCTGCCGGTGCTGGCAGTAACAGCCAAGACCATGAACGGCGACCGGGAGAAATGTATTGAAGCCGGTGCATCGGATTATATTTCCAAACCGGTGGATGTGGACCAGTTGGTGTCGTTGCTGCGGGTGTGGCTGTATGAGTAA